In Spirochaetaceae bacterium, the sequence CGCTGCAAATCGCCGCTTTTCTTTATAATAGCCCGTAAATTGTTAAGTAAAGCTTCATCGGCGGTAAGGAAAGTTAATCTGTTCAGTCTTTCTTCAATTAATTTTTTATCATACAGAGGGTTAAGCAACCAATGCTTAAGTAAGCGGCTGCCCATAGCTCCCGTACAATAATTAAGACTGTTAAATAAGGTAAAGCTTGCTTGGTAGTTATTTTGCACCAGCTCTAGGCTGGCACGAGTTTCTTGGTTAAGCAGCAAACCTTGCTGTAATTCGCGCCGTTTAATTTTATTAATATGCGGCAACTGCTGCCGGGTAATTTGTGCGGTGTACTCCAATAAAGCGCCGGCGGCCTTTAAAGCTTCGTCATCTTCGTTAAAGCCAAAACTGCGTAAGTTAGCGGTGGTAAATTGCTTTTTAAGTTGATTAAGAGCACTATCGTGGTTAAACAGCCAAGCCGGATAACGTGTAGGCACTATTTTGTAGCTGCCGGTTAAGCCGCTTAACTCGTCAAATAACTCTTCGTTAATAATTAATTCGCGTACTTTAAGTTTATCCAGCTCGTCAGGCAACCATTCCTGCCAAGCTAAAGGAGTAGCTAAAGCCACAAACTCGCTGGTGGATAAATCTAGATAAGCAAAAGAGTAAACTTTATCAAAACTAATGGCTGCCATATAGTTGGCATTTTCGCTTAGTAAGTTAGGGTTAAGCACCGAACCCGGTGTAATAACCTCTACCACATCACGGCTGGCAATGCCTTTGTCATTTTGGCCAAGCTGCTCGCAAATGGCAATTTTTAAGCCATGCTCCAGCAGTTTGGCCACATAGGTTTCACTGGCGTGGTAAGGCACACCGCACATGGCGTGGCCTTGCCGGTTGGTCAAAGTTAGCCCAATTAAATTGCTAACCACTTTAGCATCGTCATCAAACATCTCATAAAAATCGCCCAATCTAAAAAACAGGATAGTATCGGTATATTTATGCTTTAAAGCATAATATTGCTGCATAATGGGCGTGAGTGTTTGCTGGCTCATTTAATTAAGCATACTGTTTACTAAGTTAATAACATCGGCCGTTATATCAACTTGCGGGCTCCAGTACAAAATGTTACCGCCGTTAGCAATAACTAAACTATAACCGGCACGGTTAGCAATGTTGATGATGGCCCGGTGGATAATATTACGGTGTTCGTCATCAACTTGTACGGCGGCACGGGCACTATCCAGTTGCCTTTGAGCATTTTGATGAAACTGCTGCAGTTCGTTTTCGCGCTGGGTAATTTGGCGGTTAAGGTTATTAACCTCACGCGTGTTACCCTCTAGGTTGGCTTCGGTTCTTTGCTCAATTAATAACTGGATAGCCTCTTGGCGGCTTCTAATATCTTCTTCTAACCGCACGCGTAATTCTTCTAAACGCTGCATAGAGGGGCTGTGCTGGCTGGTGCTGTTAAAAACAGTTTGTAAATCTACTACCGCAATTCTGGTTACAACGGGGGTGCTTTGTGCCTGTAAAGCTAAACCGGCTGTAAGAAAAATAGCGCAGGCAAAAATCTTTGTAAAATTCATAAAAAATTACTCCTTTATATAATTTTTAGTAAATATCAACTGAAAAGGTAATGGCAATATCTAAGCCTTGATTAGGAAAGGTTGGGTTTAAACCGGGGTTCCAGTTAATACCACCGCCCTCTTCAAACTGAAAGCGTTTAATAAGGTAAAAAGAGATAGGAAAGCTAGGAATAGCCACCCTAAAACCTGTTCCAATGGCTCCGTAAAAGTTGTTATGCCAGCCGCCGGTGTTACGCAGTTCTTCGGTATCACCCCATAAAAAGTGCGCATCTAAAAAGGTGTCCCACCAAATAAAGCGGCCTAATACCGGTAACCTAAACTCTAGGCTATTATCCCAAAAAATGCGGCCTACCGGGCTGGTATCGGCCCAGCCCCGTCCTACAAACATACCATCTAACCTAAAGTAACTATTAAAGGCATCTACCATCTCCATACCAAATTGGTCGCCTATCCAGTTCCATGCGGTACGGAAACGTAGTCCCCACTGCATAGAATAAGCGTTTTCATCGCTGCCAAAACGAATAGCCGGGAATTGGTGATGATAGTCAAACCTTGTTTGGCTGCGTAAAAAGGTACGGAAGCCGCCTAAATGGCCGCCGGCCAAATAAAAATGCTGCGAAAGGATAAACCCTCTGGTAGGCATAGCGGGGTTATTTAAAGCGTCCCAGCTTAAACGTAACCAAAGACCATCGTTAAATACCCAGCTGCGGTGGGCATCACGCAGGCTGCTAAAGGCCGGCGTAAAACTGTAGGCATCGTAGGTAATGTAAGTCCAGCCTACATCAAACCCGGTGCCCACACGGAAGAAGCCCGGAAAAAAGCTGGGCATAGCTACACGATAACCGGTGCTAATACCAAAGCCAATTTCGTGCTGGTGGTAATCCATATTATACAGTTCGCTGTTGTTATGAAAAAACTGAAAGTCGCGGATTAAACCTAACTCGCGGATTTGCTCGGCACTAGGTTCGCCGGGGAAAAAGTCGCCGGCCCGGTACTCTACACCATTAACGGTTTCGGGTCGTCTAAAAACATAAGCGCCGGTAAACGGAGCCGGGATATTTTGGCCTGTCGTGCTGGGGGTAGTGCTAGCCTGCGCCACACTTTGGATACGGTGGCGGTAAAAAACGTTAAAACCTAAACCAAAGCGGCTATCAAAAACGCGCGGGTTAAAAAAGTTAAACGATACCTCTTGCTCCCGGTGGTTACCCGATAGATTAACCCCTAAGCTGTAACCGTAGCCTAAAAAGTTAGTTTCCTGCAGGCCAATCATACCGGAAACCGGGAAGCTGCCGTCCATACCGCCTATGCTAATGCTAAAGTTTAGCTGTAGGGTAGAACCTTCTTCTACTTCAATATTAATATCGACAAGGCCAATCTCGCTGCCAAAACTTAAAGTTGGTGTTACACTCTCAAAGTAACCGGTAGCCATTAAGTTGTTGTAAGCCTGAATAAGTTTGTTTTGACTAAAGGTTTCGCCGGGGATAAAAGGAATATCGCGCAAAATAACGTGGTCGCGCGTTTTGGTGTTGCCGTTAATACTTACATTTTCGATGTGCGCCCGGTCAAATTCGGTAATGGTAATGGTATAACTTACGCTGCCCTCAGCTTCGTTCCTAAAGCCGTCTTCGTTAAAATTATATTGGTTAAAAATATAACCGGCATTGCTGTAAAGCATTTGTAAATTAATTAAAGCTTGCCTAAAACGGGTATAGTCGATAACCTCACCCACATTAAGGCCGCTTACATTGTTAAGGCGGGTTTGCTGCGGTAAATTGGCCGGGTCGATGTTAAAAATAGGGTAAAGTTCTTCATTGCTAAAAACATTATTGCCCACTAAGGTAACCCCGCCAAAGTTCCAGCGGCGGCCTTCGTTAATGGTATAAACTAAAGTAATATCGATAGTTTCGGCCCGGCTGTTAATGGTGCGAACTACTTCGGGCTGGCTAACAGTTACATCTAAAAAACCAAAACTACGGTAAAAAAGATTGATGGTAGCCATATCTTCGGGGATAAAGGCCCGGTTAAAAAGACCGCGCTGGCGGAATAAACCCGGTGTTTGCTGCTGCAAAATACGAGTAAGCTGCCTAAGCCTGTTATCGTTATTACCGGCCGTTAGCTGGTTTACCCCTTCAAAGGTAATTTGCCTAACTACTTCGGGCATGCCTTCGTTAATGGTAAAGGTAATATCTACTAAGTTGTTACTGTTAATAGTGTAATCAAAACTAACGGCAGCCTCAAAGTATCCATTTTCGTGGTAATGGGTTAATAAAGCGGCATTGCCGGCTTGCACTGCGGCTACGCTGAACGGTGTGCGCCGGCGTAAAGCCGATTGCCTAACCAGTTCGTTAGTACGGATACGGCGGTTACCCACAAACCGAATGTTATCGATAAGCGGCCGTTCTTCTACTACAATAAGCAAGGCAATATGGGTAGCGGTTTGGCTACCGGGGGCAATTTGGGTATCTATCGTATAAAAAAAGCCGGTATTGCGCAGGGCAGTTTCGATGGTATTTACCACATCGGGGGTTAAAGGCTGGCCGCGAAAAGGGTTGGTAATGCCGTTAACTTCACTTTGGTTAATATTGTTTAGGCCGCTAAAGCTTATATTGGCAATAGTTAAACCCCAAGGGCTATCCTGTGCCAGCAAAGGGCTGGCCACAATAAGCAAGGCGACAATCTTTAAGTAATTTTTTAACATAATAATCCTTATGACCATTTTACTAATAGCTGGCAAAAAATCAAGTAGTTTAGCGGTTAATTAATCAAATATTAACAATATATTATAGCTTATTCTCTGCCTATTAGCTGGCTCCAAAAATGCGCCCAACTTCTAAAGGTAATGGAACGCGATAAAGTTAGCGATACATCATTAATGAACAGCCCGGTTTGATTATTGGCAAAGTTAGAGCCAATAGACATTTCGGCCATAAAAAAAGGTGTGTTAAACAAAGCGCTCAGGCCGATGGTGGGCTCTATCCTTTCGTCATCGCCCCGGCCGGCCCCGAGCGAGCCCTGCAAAGAAAATTGATTATTAAAGTACCAGCCGGCATAAATAGAACTGCCCTCTATAAGGGAACGCCATAGTTCCTCATCGGTGGTAAAACCTTCGGGGTTAAGCTGGTTAAGAATAAGGTTACTCACTAAATTGGTACGGATAGAAATAACATCAACAAAAGTAATATTACGCAGCAAATTAGCGAAAGCGTTAGCGGCATATTGGTTTAATAAATCGCCGCCCAGTTGGGCCATAGTATTAAGGGCATTTACCTCGCTTACTGTAGCTTCGTCATCGGCTAACACAAAATTGTTGTTAAAGCCCTGATTTTGCAAAAAATCGTCATCGGCCGCCAGTACGTTTTGCAAGCTGGGTAAAAAGGTAGCCCCTAAAGCCACCAAAATTTGGTTGTTGGTCATCGCTGGAGTAGCCGAGAAAGTGGGGTCGTAGTCGTCTACCGCTTGGTTGGCAAAGTGCATGGTGATAATTTGGTTATTGGCGGAGGGTAATCTTAAATCGGCATCAAAAATTAACATCGGGTTAAAGCCAATTTGCTCGTTTAACTGTACCACCCCACCGTCGCGGATATTAAAGGTGCTGTTAGCATAGCTAATCCAGCCGCGCCTAATGCGTAAATCGGCCTCCATATAAGCAAAACCTTGCCCGCCCATTACAATTTCTAACATTAAATTAGCTTGCTGGCCGGGTGCAAAGGTGGTAGAGATAATGGGCAGCTGCACACTGGGAACAAAAAAAGAAAAATCGTTGCCGCTGACGATGGTAAACAGCCCAGTGGTATCGTTTTGGCTGCTGGTACCGGCGCCAATAAAATTAGAACGCAGGCCGTTAAAATAGTCGGTATTTAAACCACGATTAGGGCTGGCAATAAAGGTGTAGCCCGGCCTTACCTCGCGGATAGTGGGGTTTACCCGCCGGTCTTCGTCGCTGCCCATTAAAGCCGCTAAGTTGCCCAGTCCGCCCTGTCCAAAAGGCACGTTAAGCCGGCCCGATAAAAAGCCCATTTGTTCGTTACCTTGCAGTTGGGCCCAGCCGGTGGCATTGCCGCTAAAACGCACTTGGTTGCCAATACCAAAGGCAAAAGGAATACCGCGGTCGCCGTCTACATTAAGATTGATGGTATAAATAAAGCTAGGTAAGTTAAGGCTAATCTCTATTTGTAAAGTAAAAATGTTGCGGTTTACATTAAATCGCCAGCCTTCGCCGGTAGTAATAACGTTATTTTCTATCAGTAAACTATGGTTAAGCAGCAGCCGTGTACCCGGCGAAAAAGGTGAAACTAACGCCGAGTTATTAAAATTTACGGCTCCGTTAATTAGGCGGTCGTGGTTAATATTAAGGCTGCCGGTAATGGTACCTCTTTCAAAACCAAGTAAACGATTACTTTCG encodes:
- a CDS encoding OmpH family outer membrane protein; the protein is MNFTKIFACAIFLTAGLALQAQSTPVVTRIAVVDLQTVFNSTSQHSPSMQRLEELRVRLEEDIRSRQEAIQLLIEQRTEANLEGNTREVNNLNRQITQRENELQQFHQNAQRQLDSARAAVQVDDEHRNIIHRAIINIANRAGYSLVIANGGNILYWSPQVDITADVINLVNSMLN
- the bamA gene encoding outer membrane protein assembly factor BamA gives rise to the protein MLKNYLKIVALLIVASPLLAQDSPWGLTIANISFSGLNNINQSEVNGITNPFRGQPLTPDVVNTIETALRNTGFFYTIDTQIAPGSQTATHIALLIVVEERPLIDNIRFVGNRRIRTNELVRQSALRRRTPFSVAAVQAGNAALLTHYHENGYFEAAVSFDYTINSNNLVDITFTINEGMPEVVRQITFEGVNQLTAGNNDNRLRQLTRILQQQTPGLFRQRGLFNRAFIPEDMATINLFYRSFGFLDVTVSQPEVVRTINSRAETIDITLVYTINEGRRWNFGGVTLVGNNVFSNEELYPIFNIDPANLPQQTRLNNVSGLNVGEVIDYTRFRQALINLQMLYSNAGYIFNQYNFNEDGFRNEAEGSVSYTITITEFDRAHIENVSINGNTKTRDHVILRDIPFIPGETFSQNKLIQAYNNLMATGYFESVTPTLSFGSEIGLVDINIEVEEGSTLQLNFSISIGGMDGSFPVSGMIGLQETNFLGYGYSLGVNLSGNHREQEVSFNFFNPRVFDSRFGLGFNVFYRHRIQSVAQASTTPSTTGQNIPAPFTGAYVFRRPETVNGVEYRAGDFFPGEPSAEQIRELGLIRDFQFFHNNSELYNMDYHQHEIGFGISTGYRVAMPSFFPGFFRVGTGFDVGWTYITYDAYSFTPAFSSLRDAHRSWVFNDGLWLRLSWDALNNPAMPTRGFILSQHFYLAGGHLGGFRTFLRSQTRFDYHHQFPAIRFGSDENAYSMQWGLRFRTAWNWIGDQFGMEMVDAFNSYFRLDGMFVGRGWADTSPVGRIFWDNSLEFRLPVLGRFIWWDTFLDAHFLWGDTEELRNTGGWHNNFYGAIGTGFRVAIPSFPISFYLIKRFQFEEGGGINWNPGLNPTFPNQGLDIAITFSVDIY